The uncultured Methanomethylovorans sp. genome contains a region encoding:
- the pglZ gene encoding BREX-1 system phosphatase PglZ type A, giving the protein MLNPEKTTLSILKKFETLSDFEKRKIVFWYDKDPTADEEGLAYIHDALAEKGIKLHILHNNFFATKKLLEADDTTSSYLIYSDEAERDPESNWLLDIQLYSSRFENSRISEIKSEFEIEGYDLDRFLGKHQQFFASKKRVTPFNRLYQKHWKEEEFIHGFLAVLSGSPTTDLKEIVRKVLINSLDESTNTTWEEISKFGLADEFWNMVHRYFGYQSDQPTLKKLFLSFIVTHITRNTNLSLKKYEAYSNSLSNECEIFIRSWMDNSKDSTIFDEYCEQLLADDNQLQKYLVNEIQKHEVSKYIEAESLDLFDKSIIRKIAEALQNGKEDFDTYLGWITNRKTKHWYLRFQNIYSALEYALKLHQFAKEFDATNISEQNLTKFFRSYTERYYLMDYYYRKFYYHYDKDKEKEILKPTKELVEKLYNNRLLDKLLTRWSQLITSEMDSRWNIELIDRQDEFYKLYVKNIINRNEKDKIAIIISDAMRYEVAAELQEVLNKDTRGTVELKYMTGSLPSYTKLGMASLLPHEKLEYNNQSVFADGISTEGTVNRGKILEKVTKDSIAIDYEEVMNLKQNEARERFKGTRLFYIYHDKIDARGDHSASEHEVFDAAEDTISDIKKIIEKLTNFQILNNILVTADHGFIYQRDDLENVDKVETGGFDKQKTIASSKRFILSEQDVDLMNVHKFNMDYVIKSGQTMFAYVPQADLRFKMQGGGKNFVHGGAAPQEIVIPVLKYSYNKTADLERKGIKYGKVGLTVTNASRKITSSPFSINILQTEKVTDKLQPRRFKVALWNRDGNEFKVSDEKLVIAESSSDEPAERQYKVTLTLTGEVENKFYYIRLLDEDPTEINKDIIDPIPFEVDLLIADDF; this is encoded by the coding sequence ATGTTAAACCCCGAAAAGACCACCCTGAGCATCCTTAAGAAGTTCGAGACCCTCAGTGACTTCGAGAAGAGGAAGATCGTCTTCTGGTATGATAAGGATCCAACTGCAGATGAGGAAGGTCTTGCATACATACACGATGCTTTGGCTGAAAAGGGGATAAAGCTGCACATTCTGCACAACAATTTCTTTGCCACGAAGAAGCTGCTGGAAGCAGATGATACGACATCCAGCTATCTTATCTATTCAGATGAGGCGGAAAGGGATCCCGAATCCAACTGGCTGCTGGACATCCAGCTATACTCCTCGCGGTTTGAGAATAGTCGGATATCGGAGATCAAGAGCGAGTTCGAGATAGAAGGCTATGACCTGGACAGATTCCTGGGCAAGCATCAGCAGTTCTTCGCAAGCAAGAAAAGGGTCACTCCGTTTAACCGCTTATATCAAAAGCACTGGAAAGAAGAAGAGTTCATACATGGCTTCCTGGCAGTGCTTTCCGGCTCCCCGACTACGGACTTGAAGGAAATAGTACGCAAGGTACTGATCAATTCCCTGGACGAGAGCACCAACACGACATGGGAAGAGATCTCCAAATTCGGGCTTGCCGATGAGTTCTGGAATATGGTGCACAGGTACTTCGGATACCAGTCCGACCAGCCCACATTAAAGAAGCTCTTCCTGAGCTTCATCGTAACCCACATAACAAGGAACACAAACCTCAGCCTGAAAAAGTACGAAGCCTACAGCAATTCCCTGAGCAACGAATGTGAGATCTTCATCAGAAGCTGGATGGACAATTCAAAAGATTCCACGATATTTGACGAGTACTGCGAACAACTGCTTGCAGACGATAACCAGCTGCAAAAGTACCTCGTGAACGAGATCCAGAAGCATGAAGTCTCCAAATACATCGAAGCAGAATCCCTTGACCTCTTTGACAAAAGCATAATCAGAAAAATAGCCGAAGCGCTCCAGAATGGCAAAGAAGACTTCGATACATATCTTGGCTGGATAACCAACCGCAAGACAAAACACTGGTATCTCAGGTTCCAGAACATCTACAGTGCCCTGGAATATGCATTGAAGCTGCACCAGTTCGCAAAGGAGTTCGATGCCACTAACATCAGCGAGCAGAACCTCACTAAGTTCTTCAGAAGTTACACCGAACGCTATTACCTGATGGACTATTATTATCGCAAATTCTACTATCACTACGACAAGGACAAGGAAAAAGAGATCCTTAAACCCACAAAAGAACTCGTTGAAAAACTGTACAACAACAGGCTCCTTGACAAACTGCTCACACGCTGGAGCCAGCTCATCACAAGTGAGATGGACAGCAGATGGAACATAGAGCTCATCGACCGACAGGACGAGTTCTATAAGCTCTACGTGAAGAACATCATCAACCGTAATGAAAAGGACAAGATTGCTATCATCATTTCCGATGCAATGCGCTATGAAGTGGCTGCCGAGCTTCAGGAAGTCCTGAACAAGGACACGCGGGGCACAGTTGAACTAAAATATATGACCGGCTCCCTCCCATCCTATACAAAACTCGGCATGGCAAGCCTGCTTCCCCATGAAAAACTGGAATACAACAACCAATCAGTCTTTGCAGATGGCATCAGCACCGAAGGCACAGTGAATAGAGGGAAGATACTGGAAAAAGTAACCAAGGACTCAATTGCCATAGACTATGAAGAAGTGATGAATTTAAAACAGAACGAAGCCCGTGAACGATTCAAAGGCACACGGCTCTTCTATATCTACCATGACAAGATCGATGCCAGAGGCGATCATTCAGCCTCAGAGCATGAAGTGTTCGATGCAGCCGAGGATACCATCTCCGATATCAAGAAGATCATCGAAAAGCTCACCAATTTCCAGATACTGAACAATATCCTGGTCACAGCCGACCACGGTTTCATCTATCAGAGAGACGATCTGGAAAACGTCGATAAAGTTGAGACAGGCGGTTTCGACAAACAAAAGACCATTGCATCCAGTAAACGCTTCATTCTAAGCGAGCAGGATGTTGACCTCATGAACGTGCATAAGTTCAACATGGATTACGTGATTAAATCCGGGCAAACAATGTTCGCATACGTACCCCAGGCAGACCTCAGGTTCAAGATGCAGGGCGGTGGTAAGAATTTCGTACATGGTGGAGCTGCACCCCAGGAGATAGTCATCCCGGTACTCAAGTACTCCTACAACAAGACTGCAGATCTTGAAAGAAAAGGTATTAAGTATGGCAAGGTCGGTCTGACCGTAACCAACGCAAGCCGGAAGATAACAAGCAGTCCATTTTCCATAAACATCCTACAGACCGAAAAAGTGACGGATAAACTACAGCCCAGAAGGTTCAAAGTAGCTCTCTGGAACAGGGACGGGAACGAATTCAAGGTAAGCGATGAAAAGCTTGTTATTGCTGAAAGCTCATCTGATGAGCCAGCAGAAAGACAGTACAAAGTCACACTCACCTTAACCGGCGAAGTAGAGAACAAGTTCTACTACATACGCCTGCTAGACGAAGATCCCACAGAGATCAATAAGGACATCATCGACCCCATACCCTTTGAAGTGGACCTCTTGATAGCAGATGACTTCTGA
- the dgt gene encoding dGTP triphosphohydrolase has product MNHKMQQEFQPSDRLNEDIETTVSLNCSVLDKIKRSEFAKDRDRILYSRAFRRLQHKAQVFSNEKGDHFRTRLTHTLEVSQISRSLARYLFVNEDLVEAIAIGHDIGHTPFGHQGERVLDGVMKGEDDLGMIRYPINYGGFKHNFNGIRVLDVVQTKFEDYNGLNLSWQVLEGVLKHTKIKRCIVCKNCGNCWDIKRFVNDQAIIPRLYLDKRHSVTIEGQIVAIADEIAQRQHDIDDGFRDYSLKLDVDYVYSKIIEISNDIISEYTSSEKTSPEKDKRYEESLTLLNDLKVNLESHEESTKFYKQEILVRDIIEYFILDVLTNSQKNLQQISNLIYDYGREIVDQEFVNFSDVGQKMNISIEKLIKQRILNSWEVNKFDGKAHYITRQHFKAYYRNPLQMPDYVFKRLLSRIKSTSHIYDLELKIGSDETRKLKDINFDSDRSEISTLIETLKIENINKNVVIPEQSGKLFFKSERDRKPSTDDLLKRLKSINSQDVNKLESQEDLFLKCLLENNYIYLSTICDYISGMTDNYAKSQFKELYLVD; this is encoded by the coding sequence ATGAATCACAAAATGCAGCAAGAATTTCAGCCATCTGACAGATTGAATGAGGATATTGAAACTACAGTATCTTTAAATTGCTCAGTATTAGATAAAATTAAAAGAAGTGAATTTGCAAAAGACAGGGATAGAATTCTCTACTCCAGGGCTTTTAGAAGACTGCAACATAAAGCTCAGGTCTTTTCAAATGAAAAAGGAGATCATTTTAGGACTCGTTTAACACACACTTTAGAAGTTAGTCAGATTTCCCGAAGTCTTGCACGATATCTTTTTGTAAATGAGGATTTGGTTGAAGCGATTGCTATAGGGCATGATATTGGTCATACACCTTTTGGCCATCAGGGAGAAAGAGTTTTAGATGGAGTCATGAAAGGTGAAGATGATTTAGGAATGATTAGATATCCCATTAATTATGGGGGATTCAAACATAATTTCAATGGTATACGCGTTTTAGATGTTGTACAGACCAAATTTGAAGACTATAATGGATTGAATCTTAGCTGGCAAGTACTGGAAGGAGTCTTAAAACATACTAAAATAAAGAGATGCATAGTCTGTAAGAACTGTGGAAATTGTTGGGATATCAAAAGGTTTGTCAATGACCAGGCAATTATTCCACGATTGTATTTAGACAAAAGACATTCAGTAACCATAGAAGGTCAAATAGTTGCGATTGCAGATGAAATTGCACAAAGACAACATGATATAGATGATGGTTTTAGAGACTATTCACTTAAATTAGATGTTGACTATGTATATTCAAAAATAATTGAAATCTCTAATGATATCATCTCTGAATATACTTCATCAGAAAAAACTTCTCCTGAAAAAGATAAAAGATATGAGGAATCTCTTACGTTGTTGAATGATTTGAAAGTCAATTTGGAATCACATGAAGAGTCCACTAAATTCTATAAGCAAGAAATTTTAGTAAGGGATATAATCGAATATTTCATATTAGACGTTTTGACCAATTCCCAAAAAAACCTTCAACAAATATCTAATCTAATATATGATTATGGCAGGGAAATAGTTGATCAGGAGTTTGTCAATTTCTCCGATGTCGGACAGAAAATGAATATTTCGATTGAAAAGTTGATTAAGCAAAGAATTCTCAACTCGTGGGAAGTAAATAAGTTTGATGGGAAGGCACACTATATTACAAGGCAGCATTTCAAGGCATATTATCGTAATCCTCTTCAGATGCCTGATTATGTTTTTAAGAGATTGTTATCAAGGATTAAAAGCACCTCTCACATATATGATCTCGAATTAAAGATTGGTTCAGATGAAACAAGAAAACTAAAAGATATCAACTTTGACAGTGACAGAAGTGAAATATCTACTTTGATTGAAACTCTTAAAATTGAAAATATAAATAAAAACGTAGTCATACCTGAACAATCTGGTAAATTATTTTTTAAGTCAGAAAGAGATAGAAAACCTTCCACTGATGATTTATTAAAGAGACTCAAATCTATAAATTCTCAAGATGTAAATAAATTAGAGTCTCAAGAAGATTTGTTTTTGAAATGTTTATTAGAAAACAACTACATCTATCTGTCAACTATTTGTGATTATATTTCTGGAATGACAGATAACTATGCAAAGAGCCAGTTTAAGGAATTGTACTTAGTAGATTGA
- a CDS encoding nucleotide-binding protein: protein MSEEDGYYYHVRITLKSNRITDELKLDLDRKTLNNRFIIPYELGNIIMVKGKHIDPSDIERIQINRTQVPSSQLLTKIRAKRAGSRVGLPISDEWYVTKEGEDLTDKLVLGPPGYKKEKKKNLESMGHNTLSSSSKIFIVHGHDEEMKQSVARIIEKLGLEAIILHEKANEGLKSIIEKFEKHSSNASFAIILLSPDDKGCTANSFPNAAKFRARQNVILELGYFIGKLGRERVLALYKQSTNFELPSDIAGTLYTPYDNKWQFELVRELKAYGYDVDANKLL, encoded by the coding sequence ATGAGTGAAGAGGATGGGTATTACTATCATGTCCGAATAACCTTAAAGTCTAACCGAATCACAGATGAATTGAAGCTTGATTTGGATAGAAAGACACTCAATAATCGCTTTATTATTCCATATGAGTTGGGTAATATTATAATGGTTAAGGGTAAACATATTGACCCTTCAGATATAGAACGAATTCAAATAAATAGGACTCAAGTCCCTTCATCCCAGTTACTAACAAAAATTAGAGCCAAAAGAGCAGGAAGTAGAGTTGGACTTCCAATTTCTGATGAATGGTATGTAACAAAGGAGGGAGAAGATCTAACAGATAAACTTGTATTAGGTCCACCGGGCTATAAAAAAGAGAAGAAAAAAAATCTGGAATCAATGGGTCATAATACCCTGTCATCAAGTAGCAAAATATTCATTGTGCATGGTCACGATGAAGAAATGAAACAATCTGTTGCTAGAATTATTGAAAAACTTGGTTTAGAAGCCATAATTCTGCATGAAAAGGCAAATGAAGGACTGAAAAGTATCATTGAAAAGTTTGAAAAACATTCATCCAATGCGTCATTTGCTATAATTCTTCTCTCTCCTGATGACAAAGGTTGTACAGCAAATTCTTTCCCAAATGCTGCAAAGTTCAGGGCTAGACAAAATGTAATCCTAGAATTAGGCTACTTTATTGGCAAATTAGGAAGGGAGAGAGTTTTAGCCCTGTACAAACAATCCACTAATTTTGAGTTGCCTTCAGATATTGCAGGAACTCTTTATACGCCATACGACAACAAATGGCAATTTGAATTGGTGAGGGAATTGAAAGCATATGGTTATGACGTTGATGCAAATAAATTGCTTTGA
- the pglX gene encoding BREX-1 system adenine-specific DNA-methyltransferase PglX, with translation MTNNNSSTNPIPNFYRASATDFKKIPGSSIAYWVSERVAQIFLNTQKFEDIGKTRRGLQTGDSERFIRKWFEIEANNIGDSLDKESAKTSGIKWFLFNSGGSYRKWYGNIEDVVNWKNDGQEIKATGKAIIPSENLYFKEAITWPKVSSGKCSFRWFTDGIIPGDAGPCFYDDSKLLKTVLCFANSKISLVFLSFLSPTLNFEVGVMAKMPIIEIESTKTKSLFQNCVSSAKSDWDSYETSWDFTTLPLLQPEYRQPTLRETYTKLRAHWKEMTLEMQRLEEENNRIFIEAYGLQDELTPDVPLAEITLTCNPHYRYNGDKSAEELEALLLTDTVKEFISYAVGCMFGRYSLDKPGLVLANQGEKIGDYLKQVTEPSFMPDADNIIPILEDEYFEDDIVDRFKEFLNVTFGKEKLSENLDFIGEALGGNGKKSSESVIREYFLKSFYKDHLKMYKKRPIYWLFTSGKGRAFNALVYMHRYNRETLAKMRTDYLLELEGKLDAKKEMIKSDIGKDAQEKVRLKKMIEELMAYDEVLKGKADAYIEIDLDDGVVANYAKFEGLVEKI, from the coding sequence ATGACTAATAACAATTCATCAACCAACCCCATCCCCAACTTCTACCGCGCCTCTGCAACTGATTTCAAGAAGATTCCAGGAAGCTCGATTGCTTATTGGGTGAGTGAGAGAGTTGCACAAATCTTTCTAAATACACAGAAATTTGAAGATATCGGAAAGACTCGAAGAGGACTGCAAACAGGTGATTCAGAACGATTTATTAGAAAGTGGTTTGAAATTGAAGCTAATAATATTGGCGATTCCCTAGATAAAGAATCGGCAAAAACTAGTGGGATAAAATGGTTTCTGTTCAATTCTGGTGGTTCATATAGAAAATGGTATGGTAACATTGAAGACGTTGTTAATTGGAAAAATGACGGACAAGAAATAAAAGCAACAGGGAAAGCTATAATTCCAAGTGAAAATTTGTATTTCAAAGAAGCAATTACATGGCCCAAAGTTAGTTCTGGAAAATGCAGTTTTAGATGGTTTACTGATGGAATAATTCCAGGGGATGCTGGGCCTTGTTTTTACGATGATTCAAAGTTGTTAAAAACAGTTCTTTGTTTTGCAAATTCCAAGATATCTTTAGTTTTTCTTAGTTTTCTATCACCAACTCTCAATTTTGAAGTTGGTGTAATGGCTAAAATGCCAATAATAGAAATTGAATCTACAAAAACTAAGAGTTTATTTCAAAATTGCGTTTCTTCAGCAAAATCCGACTGGGATTCCTACGAAACCTCATGGGATTTTACAACTCTCCCTCTCCTACAACCTGAATACCGTCAACCAACCCTCCGTGAAACTTATACCAAACTCCGCGCTCACTGGAAGGAAATGACACTGGAGATGCAGCGGCTGGAGGAAGAGAACAACCGTATTTTCATAGAAGCCTACGGCTTGCAGGATGAGCTTACTCCAGATGTACCGCTGGCGGAGATTACGCTGACATGCAACCCACATTACAGGTATAATGGGGATAAGAGCGCTGAAGAACTGGAAGCTTTACTGCTTACGGATACGGTAAAGGAGTTCATCTCCTATGCTGTGGGGTGCATGTTTGGGAGGTATTCACTGGACAAGCCTGGGCTTGTGCTTGCAAATCAGGGTGAGAAAATAGGGGATTATCTGAAGCAAGTTACAGAGCCGAGCTTCATGCCGGATGCGGATAACATCATACCCATACTTGAGGATGAATACTTTGAGGACGATATAGTGGACAGGTTCAAGGAATTCCTCAATGTGACCTTCGGAAAGGAGAAACTTTCAGAGAATCTGGATTTCATTGGCGAAGCTCTGGGCGGTAATGGTAAGAAGTCCTCTGAGTCTGTGATACGGGAATATTTCCTGAAGTCTTTCTACAAAGACCACCTGAAGATGTATAAGAAAAGACCCATCTACTGGCTGTTCACTTCAGGCAAGGGCAGGGCTTTCAATGCGCTTGTTTACATGCACAGGTACAACAGGGAGACGCTTGCCAAGATGAGGACAGATTACCTGCTGGAGCTTGAGGGCAAGCTGGATGCCAAGAAAGAGATGATTAAGTCGGATATCGGCAAGGATGCCCAGGAGAAGGTAAGGCTCAAGAAGATGATCGAGGAGCTCATGGCTTATGATGAAGTGCTGAAGGGCAAAGCCGATGCGTATATTGAGATAGATCTGGACGATGGGGTTGTGGCGAATTATGCAAAGTTCGAGGGGTTGGTGGAGAAGATATGA
- a CDS encoding ATP-binding protein — protein sequence MNPSISQLIAMPEGKTLEFKRDISSPKNIIKTLVAFANTAGGRLLIGVEDETKEIIGVQNPLDEEERLCSIIADHIAPRLVPDVELMTVEGKTLLGVEVYPSGSRPHWVKSEGHLDGVYVRLGSTNRKADRELIAELQRSASGVSFDEMPMPDLSASDLDLDAAKKRFKGVRELNGGELITLKLLTQEQGRLVPTIGAMLLFGKKRDFHFPDAWIQCGRFKGKDKAYIFDHTEIYEDLPGSVESVMLFLKKHAFRGADFSEIRRKDVWSIPLTILREALVNAIVHADYSQRGAPIRVSFFDDRIEIENPGILLPGMTIEDVKQGVSRIRNRVIARVFRELDLIEQWGSGFRRILKDAEELGLPQPEIIEIGMRVRFIVYLAKSIEIPTESYLAKEEAGVQSPTQSPTQSPTQSPTQSPTQSPTQSPTQSPTQSPTQSPTQSDNSILKLLLSLKDGERSSGELRDILNIKHRPTFRDNYLHPALDAELIEMTIPEKPSSRLQKYRLTAKGKALLTEEVAKHD from the coding sequence ATGAATCCCTCTATTTCCCAGCTCATCGCCATGCCAGAGGGGAAGACGCTGGAGTTCAAGCGTGATATCTCTTCGCCAAAGAACATTATCAAGACGCTTGTAGCTTTTGCCAACACCGCCGGAGGGCGTTTATTGATAGGGGTGGAGGATGAGACAAAGGAGATCATAGGTGTTCAAAATCCGCTTGATGAAGAAGAGCGTCTTTGCAGTATAATTGCAGATCATATTGCTCCAAGGCTTGTTCCGGATGTTGAGTTGATGACGGTGGAGGGTAAGACACTGTTAGGTGTTGAAGTCTATCCAAGTGGTTCACGTCCTCATTGGGTCAAGAGTGAAGGTCATCTTGATGGTGTTTATGTAAGGCTTGGTTCAACTAACCGGAAAGCTGACCGGGAGCTTATTGCCGAGCTTCAGAGAAGTGCTTCAGGTGTTTCATTCGATGAGATGCCGATGCCTGACCTGTCAGCGAGTGACCTTGATCTTGACGCGGCTAAAAAGCGCTTTAAGGGAGTTCGGGAACTGAACGGAGGGGAACTAATTACGCTGAAACTTCTGACCCAGGAGCAGGGCAGATTAGTCCCGACGATAGGTGCTATGCTTCTCTTTGGAAAGAAAAGGGACTTTCATTTCCCGGATGCATGGATACAGTGCGGACGCTTCAAGGGAAAGGATAAGGCATACATTTTCGACCATACCGAAATATACGAAGACCTTCCAGGCTCTGTTGAATCCGTGATGCTTTTCCTGAAGAAACATGCTTTTAGAGGTGCTGATTTCTCAGAGATTAGGCGTAAGGATGTATGGAGCATTCCTCTTACTATTCTTCGTGAGGCGCTTGTCAATGCCATTGTGCATGCAGATTATTCTCAAAGAGGTGCACCTATTCGGGTATCCTTCTTTGATGACAGGATAGAGATAGAGAATCCCGGTATTCTTCTTCCTGGAATGACCATCGAGGATGTCAAGCAGGGTGTTTCAAGGATAAGAAATCGTGTTATTGCGCGAGTTTTCAGGGAACTTGATCTAATTGAACAGTGGGGTAGTGGTTTCCGCCGTATCCTGAAGGATGCTGAAGAGCTTGGACTTCCCCAGCCGGAGATCATTGAAATTGGAATGAGGGTGAGGTTCATTGTCTATCTGGCAAAGTCCATTGAAATACCCACAGAAAGCTATTTAGCCAAAGAAGAAGCCGGGGTCCAGTCACCGACCCAGTCACCGACCCAGTCACCGACCCAGTCACCGACCCAGTCACCGACCCAGTCACCGACCCAGTCACCGACCCAGTCACCGACCCAGTCACCGACCCAGTCACCGACCCAGTCAGACAATTCTATTCTAAAATTGTTGCTGTCACTCAAGGATGGAGAAAGATCTTCTGGTGAACTTCGCGACATTCTGAATATCAAGCACCGACCTACCTTCAGGGATAACTATCTCCACCCTGCTCTGGATGCAGAATTAATTGAGATGACAATTCCGGAAAAACCAAGCAGCAGATTGCAAAAATACCGCCTGACGGCTAAAGGCAAGGCTCTCCTTACTGAAGAGGTAGCAAAACATGACTAA
- the pglX gene encoding BREX-1 system adenine-specific DNA-methyltransferase PglX codes for MDKASIIRFSDTVREKLHQEVTGRAAFYGIHQKEILPVDSEHEDSIVIGGKVHNKKIKDQREKLVREIKHKGYQQVMDEVTYTWFNRFVALKFMEVNDYLPVKVFTSDDADRNEPGIITHALELDFLDLDADHVLDLKAENKDEELYKYLILKLCNYLHNTMSFMFERIEDYTELLFPEKLLHVDSIVKDINGIIPEDDWREVEIIGWIYQDYIAPKKDKVFKDLQKNVKISKENIPAATQLFTPHWIVRYLVENSLGRLWMLNRPSSRLFEQMDYYIRPEQAETDFLRINSPEDIKVCDPACGSGHMLVYAFDLLYAIYEEEGYDHSEIPEKILTHNIFGIEIDKRAGDLAAFALAMKARGKNRNFFRKPVQPNICILESIAFEDDELNVYIDAVGHELFRNDSRATLLQFCEADNFGSLIRPKASDVSNILKILENKNLSSDLSLLSTNQKVLQALKQADYLIPKYHVVVANPPYMGGKGMNARLKDFAQDNYPDSKSDFFAMFIERNLDLAMQKGMVAMITMQSWMFLSSYEKLRAGILDDHTILSMAHLGPRAFDSIGGEVVSTTAFVIENAQHPEYKGAYIRLVDGNSEAEKDTWLREAIMQVRNSTQQTEA; via the coding sequence ATGGATAAGGCAAGCATCATTAGGTTTTCGGATACTGTGAGGGAAAAGCTGCACCAGGAGGTAACCGGCAGGGCTGCTTTTTATGGTATCCACCAAAAAGAGATACTACCCGTGGATTCAGAACATGAGGATTCCATAGTTATTGGTGGTAAGGTCCATAATAAGAAGATCAAGGACCAGAGGGAGAAACTGGTCAGGGAGATCAAACATAAGGGATATCAACAGGTGATGGATGAAGTCACATACACCTGGTTCAACCGTTTCGTTGCCCTGAAGTTCATGGAGGTCAATGATTACCTTCCTGTGAAGGTGTTCACTTCTGACGATGCTGACAGGAATGAGCCTGGGATCATCACACACGCTCTTGAGCTTGACTTCCTGGACCTTGATGCTGATCATGTTCTTGACCTGAAGGCTGAGAATAAGGATGAAGAGCTGTACAAGTACCTCATTCTGAAGTTGTGCAATTACCTGCACAACACCATGTCTTTCATGTTCGAGAGGATAGAGGACTATACTGAGCTATTGTTCCCTGAGAAACTGCTTCATGTTGATTCTATTGTGAAGGACATTAACGGGATAATCCCGGAGGATGACTGGAGAGAAGTGGAGATAATCGGCTGGATATACCAGGATTATATCGCTCCTAAGAAGGACAAGGTGTTCAAGGACCTGCAGAAGAATGTCAAGATTAGCAAGGAGAACATTCCTGCAGCTACCCAGTTGTTCACGCCTCACTGGATCGTCCGTTATCTAGTGGAGAACTCCTTGGGTCGTTTATGGATGCTCAACCGTCCTAGTTCACGGCTGTTTGAACAGATGGACTATTATATCAGACCAGAGCAGGCTGAAACTGATTTCCTGAGAATCAATTCCCCTGAAGACATCAAGGTGTGTGATCCCGCCTGTGGTTCGGGACACATGCTGGTGTATGCTTTTGATCTGCTGTATGCCATTTACGAGGAGGAGGGCTACGACCATTCCGAGATACCTGAAAAGATCCTGACCCATAATATCTTTGGCATCGAGATCGATAAGCGTGCCGGGGATCTGGCAGCCTTTGCACTGGCCATGAAGGCGAGGGGAAAGAACCGTAACTTCTTCCGCAAGCCTGTGCAGCCCAATATATGCATCCTGGAAAGCATCGCTTTTGAGGATGATGAGCTCAATGTTTACATTGATGCAGTTGGACATGAGTTATTCAGGAATGATAGCAGGGCTACACTGCTCCAGTTCTGCGAGGCCGACAACTTCGGCTCCCTCATACGTCCAAAAGCCTCTGATGTATCTAATATCCTTAAAATACTGGAAAACAAGAACCTTTCGAGTGACTTATCTCTGCTTTCAACTAATCAGAAAGTCCTGCAAGCTCTGAAGCAGGCAGATTACCTTATTCCCAAGTATCATGTTGTGGTTGCCAACCCACCGTATATGGGTGGCAAGGGGATGAATGCAAGGCTCAAGGACTTTGCTCAGGACAATTATCCTGACAGTAAATCTGATTTCTTTGCTATGTTCATTGAACGTAACCTTGACCTTGCGATGCAGAAAGGTATGGTGGCGATGATCACTATGCAGAGCTGGATGTTCCTTTCTTCCTATGAGAAACTCCGAGCGGGGATTCTGGATGATCATACCATTCTGTCCATGGCACATTTGGGACCTCGAGCTTTTGACAGTATCGGCGGCGAGGTTGTCTCTACTACGGCTTTTGTTATTGAAAATGCTCAGCATCCTGAGTATAAGGGAGCTTATATCCGGCTCGTGGATGGAAACTCTGAAGCAGAAAAGGATACATGGCTACGTGAGGCTATCATGCAGGTGAGAAACAGCACCCAGCAAACGGAGGCTTAA